The Caldicellulosiruptor acetigenus DNA window CTTTCTACACGGGTGTAATCGCTTGTGGGGCAGATGATCATTGAAGGTGCTTTTCTTGATTTTGAAAGTCTTATGAGTATATCCTTTTCATGTTGCCTGAGACTTTCAAAGGGGATGTCCAAAACAACAATCAGTGGTTTTTTCTCAGCTGATAGATTTTTAATCCTAATCCACTGATAGAACGAAAAGTCCAAAATTGAACCACTTTTGGTTCTTAAAAATACTATGTTGAACTTTTCATTCTTTTCGTATGGTGGGTTGTCCTTTTCAAGACTGTAGCATTTCAAATAGCTGCCAAGATTTGACTCTACCTTTTTCTTAATATCACTTGGCAAACTTTCAAAACTCTTTGTCAGGAAAATTACAGATGATTTTGCAAGCTTCTCATCAAACTTTGCAACATACTGATTTATACTTTCAACAGGTGGTGTATTTACAATATCGCCTGTGAGATTGTCAATCCAGATGTAGCCTTGCGTCTTTTGCGGAATGAGAAGAATATAGTCTAAGGTTTTGTAACTCTCTACATTTAAGGAATAGCTTTTGAAATTGTCGCTTTTAAGCTGCGCAATCTCAACCTCTTTTTGCGTGCCATTTAGCATTTTAAAGCCAAGGTAGACTTTGACGTTTTTTGCACAAAGGTCAAATGAAATTTTACTTATATTTGTAAGATCAACAGGAGTTTTAAAATCAAGCTTGAAACTTTTGCCTTTTATTGAAGAGATGCTAAAGTATATCTTGTTTGAATATTTTCCCTGTGTCTTGTTCTTAGATGAAAGAAACATCGAAACACCTTTTGGCCAGCTCAAGGCAAAGTAGTCAAACGACCTTAGAAGCTGTGTAGTTTGACCTATCCCAACGGGTATACTGCATTTTAAATCTTTGTAAGTAAATGTTATAAAGCCTCGGAAGTCAGATTTTGCTCTAAAAACTCCGTCTTTGAACTCAAAAGCTGGATTTTCTTCTACTTGAACTTTTCTTGGGTCTATCTCTTTAAAGTGACCAACCTTATCTTTTATATAAAACCTCAGCGCTGCAGACTCACCGGGCAAAAGATTAATCTGCTTTTTGCTTGTGGTCAAAATCTCTGGCTTGTACACCGAAATCTTTTTTTGTGCAAAAGCTTTTTGGTACACATCTTCATACACACAAGATATTGTAACAACACCATCTTTGTAAGGAGTAAATATGCCATCTTTTATGTCTATCTCATAAGCATCCTGGTACACCTTCAAATATACAGCATCGTATGTGATTGTGTTGTAGAACCTGTCCTTTGCAAAAACCTTTATAGGATACTCTTCGCCTGCAAAAATCTTGTCAGGACAGTCTATATAAAATGTGGCAATTTTATCATCTCTGTATTTGTAAAAAGCTGCTATGCTGTCAAATACCTTTCTGGTCTCACCTGTGTTGTAAAAGGCTTTGAGGTTTCCATCGTTGTCCTTTGCAATAAGCTGTGTGGAATACCCGCCATCAAGGTTTATGGCTGTCCACACTCCAATTGACTGCAAAAACATTGCAAGCTCACCTTGTGATAGGCCAATGCTCTTTCCATTTCGGCCGTCAACTGCAACAAGATAGAGGTATCGACCGGTTTTGTCAATGCCAATTGCAGAGCGCGGATGCCTTCCTGCAATCTCATGTGTAAAAGTTAGTATTTTGCCATCTTTTAACAAAAAGGTATTACCGGATGCCGCAGCTTTTATTCTCTCAAGTGGAATGGAAAGGTCTATCTTTAAACTTACTTTGTCGCCTACTTTGAAGTTTGTTTTTAGGTTTTTTGCATAGTTTCCTGTTGCTGCTAAAAGATATTCATCCTTATCCAAGGCTACAGCTGGAGCTTCTTCTCTGATATCCGTGATGATACCATCTTTTATGATGATCTCCACAATTCCCTTGTACTTGTTTCCGATGGTTTTTCGAACATAGTCGCCTGTGAACAAAATAGGGTATGTCAAATCGCCTGTGAACTTGTTTATGTGTGCAATCTTGAATTCATAGCCAGAATCTATATTTACAAGCTTGTATGAAAGACCGTTTATATAGTCAAAAAGAATTTCATTTGAGTTTGTGTACACAAAAGCCGGGAAGGTATTTTGCTTATTATTTGGTGAAGATAGAATCTTGCCACCTGATACAGAAATTCCAATTGGCCAGATTTTATTGTAGTCTGTCTTAGTGTTTGTGTAAAAGAAGTTTGCGTTTATTGCGGCAACGGGATTTTTGTCGATTTGGTTGTAGACCATGTTATAGACAAAATCACCGGTGTTTGCAACGCTTGACTTTAGCACATCAAAGTCAAATCCGCCATCTATAAGGTCAAGCTTTATGCAGTTTATATCCACAAACCCCTCATCTGTCAAAAGTTCGTATTTTTCATAATACGTGCGAGGAGCAATCTGCTGTGTTGTTTTAAATCTCAAGATTTCTGTATACGGCTTTGCAAATGCTGATAGAACGAGCGACAAAATTGTCGCAAATGACACAAAGCTTAAAAACTTTTTCATCTTCATGCTTGCCTCCAGTCTTTTGTTATGAAAAATCGCAAGAGTTTAGTCTTTTAACCCCCATATATTTCTCTTTATAGCATTAAAGACCAAATCCTTGGTTGCAGGGTGAAACTGTTTTAAGCTTTTTACAAACTCTTTCATTCTTTGCCTGTTAGTTTTTCCATTTGCAGGGCATGGATTTGTGATTACAGGAAGTTCGAGCTTTTTTGCAGCAGACCTCAGGTCATGCTCTTTTAAATAAATCATGGGTCTTATCGTTGTTATCTGGGTTCTGTCAAGGTATGTCTTTGGCGAAAAACAGTAGATTCTTCCTTCAAAAAACAAGCTCAGGAAAAATGTTTCAACCACATCATCTAAGTGATGTCCGAGCGCAACCTTGTTGCAACCCAGACTTTTTGCTGTGGAGTTGAGTATTCCACGGCGAAGGTTTGCGCAAAGCGAGCAAGGGTTTTCTTCTTTTCTGATATCAAACACAATCTGTTTTATTTGCGATGGAACAAGATGAAATTCAACATCTATTTTATCACAAAATTCTTTGATTGGCAAAAAATCCATTCCTTCAAATCCCATATCAACTGTGATGGCAACAACATCAAACTTTTTGGGGTAAAATCGTCTCATAAAGCTCAAAGTGTAGAGCATGGTAAGACTATCTTTTCCGGCAGACACACCAACCGCAATTTTGTCGCCATCTTCTATCATCTCAAAATCTTCTACCGCTTTTCTGACTTTGCTAAAGATATGCTGCATTTTCTTTCTTCCTCCAAATACTATTATTTTGATTTACATTGTAGGCATTATTAATTATACCATGCATAGCACAGAACAAAGAAGTTAAAAATTTCCTGTGTTTAACCTCTTGACGAAAACAAAAAATGATGTTATCATATAAATGCTGATGGCGGGGTGTAGCTCAGCTTGGTAGAGCACGTGGTTTGGGACCATGGGGCCGGAGGTTCAAGTCCTCTCACCCCGACCATGAGAAGAAAATAGGTATTGACAAAGAAGAGTAGTGTGTGCTAAAATACAGAAGCGTCGGTTTTGAAGTTGTCTGGAAGTTAAACATGGAGGGGTACCCAAGTGGTCAAAGGGGGCAGACTGTAAATCTGTTGCCGCAGGCTTCGTTGGTTCGAATCCAACCCCCTCCACCATCTTGAGAAAAAATGGTGCTGGCGTAGCTCAATCGGTAGAGCAGCCGACTTGTAATCGGCAGGTTGCGGGTTCGAGTCCCATCGCCAGCTCCATTTAATTTAATAAAGCTAAATAAGAGGTGCGCCATTAGCTCAGTTGGTAGAGCAGCTGACTCTTAATCAGCGGGTCTGGGGTTCGAGTCCCTAATGGCGCACCATTTAAATGCGCGCCCATAGCTCAGCTGGATAGAGCAACGGACTTCTAATCCGTAGGTCAGGGGTTCGAATCCTCTTGGGCGCGCCATTTGTTTTCAAGGGATTTGAGACTTGGAATAATATTACAAATTCATTTTTTACAGCTACCCTACAGCTACCCGAGAAACTGTAAAAAATTAGGGTAACTACTCCACCTCAGGAGTGGTTACCCTTTATGTTTATCTGCTCAAATAGATGATTTAACTTCATTGCTGCAGCTTTCTTTATCTCTGGCATGACGTGAGAATAGATATTAAGAGTTGTTGAGATGTCATTATGACCTAAGAGCTCTTGTACAACCTTTGGATGTTCATTGGCTTCTAACAATCTTGTTGCGTACGTGTGTCTTAAAGCATGAAAGTTTATATCAAGATTTGCCTTTTCAATTATGCGATAAAATACTCTTAAAAAATTTCTTGGTTCAATCGGAGTGCCAAGCTCTGTTGCAAAGACTAAATTGTTGTCTTCATATAAGCTTCCAGCTTGGAGCCTTTCTTCAAGTTGTCTTTTGCGATGTTCTTTTAACTCTTCTAAAATAACAGGTGGTACAGGAATTGTTCTTATACCTGCTGCTGTTTTGGGTTCTTGGAATGCTAACATCGTTTTTGTTGGCAGGTTCTTGTCGTATGTTTTTATTCTTCTGAGTGACCTTTTAATGGTTATTGTTCCCTCTTTAAGATTTACACAATCCCACTTTAAAGCAAGAAGCTCACCAAGCCTAACTCCACTTGCAAGAGCCAGCAAGAAGGCTGGTCTTAGTCTTTCACCTTCCAAGGCAGCTATAAACCTTTGCTGCTCTTGCAAGGTCAAGACTCTTATTTCATTTTTGGTCTTTGTTTTTGGCAGTGTTGTTGCTTCACTTACATTCCTTACTACTAACCCATTTTTTAAAGCCTGGTCTAAGGCTGAGTGCAATATAACGTGAATGTGTTTTATAGTAGACAAAGAAAGTCCATTTCCATATTTGGAGTTGTACAATGCTTGCAAGTGTTCAGGTCTTAAATCCTTGAGTTTATAATGTCCAATAGCTGGGACTATATGATTGTTGATAAGGCTTTCATACACTCCACTTTTTAAATCGTTCAATGCTTTTGCTATCTTGTCGGCAACTTCCTGTCTTGTCTTGCCATAAAAATACTGTCGCTTTTGCTTGCCGCTTTCATCTCTTCCTATGGTGATTTGACCGCACCAAAGCCCATCCTTCCTTCTGTATATACTGCCTTCATTATTCCCTCTCTTTTTGCTCTTGGCAGGCATTTTATAACACCTCTTTGATTGGCGCAAAGTCTATAACAAGGTCTTCAAAGATACTAACTTTGACCTTGTCATTGAATGTGTAAACTTCTGGCGGCAAGTAATCTTCATTGTTTTTGAGTCTGTATACAAAGATTGTTTGGTTGTTAGGGTTGACAATCCAATACTCTTTGACTTTAAACTGATTATACAGGTTTAGCTTTCTTACGTAGTCGTGAGATGGATTATATTCTGACACAACCTCAATTATCATCTCAGGAGCTCCAAAACAACCTCTTTCAGTAAGTTTTCTCTTATCACATATGATTGAAATATCAGGCTGAACAACGTTTTTTGCTTGCTTTTCATCCTGCCCTTCTTCAACAAGAACAACATCAAATGGAGCTGTATAAACTTTGCAGGGCTTGTTGTTTTGCTTAATATAATTACCAATACTTAGTGTAAGTTCAAAAATAATTTCTTGGTGCACTCTTGAAGGTGCAGGGCTCATATCATAAATAACACCATCAATGAGCTCAACCCTTGCGTCTTCTGGAAATTCAAGATAGTCTGCA harbors:
- a CDS encoding tRNA 2-thiocytidine(32) synthetase TtcA; this encodes MQHIFSKVRKAVEDFEMIEDGDKIAVGVSAGKDSLTMLYTLSFMRRFYPKKFDVVAITVDMGFEGMDFLPIKEFCDKIDVEFHLVPSQIKQIVFDIRKEENPCSLCANLRRGILNSTAKSLGCNKVALGHHLDDVVETFFLSLFFEGRIYCFSPKTYLDRTQITTIRPMIYLKEHDLRSAAKKLELPVITNPCPANGKTNRQRMKEFVKSLKQFHPATKDLVFNAIKRNIWGLKD
- a CDS encoding tyrosine-type recombinase/integrase, with protein sequence MPAKSKKRGNNEGSIYRRKDGLWCGQITIGRDESGKQKRQYFYGKTRQEVADKIAKALNDLKSGVYESLINNHIVPAIGHYKLKDLRPEHLQALYNSKYGNGLSLSTIKHIHVILHSALDQALKNGLVVRNVSEATTLPKTKTKNEIRVLTLQEQQRFIAALEGERLRPAFLLALASGVRLGELLALKWDCVNLKEGTITIKRSLRRIKTYDKNLPTKTMLAFQEPKTAAGIRTIPVPPVILEELKEHRKRQLEERLQAGSLYEDNNLVFATELGTPIEPRNFLRVFYRIIEKANLDINFHALRHTYATRLLEANEHPKVVQELLGHNDISTTLNIYSHVMPEIKKAAAMKLNHLFEQINIKGNHS
- a CDS encoding phosphodiester glycosidase family protein, producing MKKFLSFVSFATILSLVLSAFAKPYTEILRFKTTQQIAPRTYYEKYELLTDEGFVDINCIKLDLIDGGFDFDVLKSSVANTGDFVYNMVYNQIDKNPVAAINANFFYTNTKTDYNKIWPIGISVSGGKILSSPNNKQNTFPAFVYTNSNEILFDYINGLSYKLVNIDSGYEFKIAHINKFTGDLTYPILFTGDYVRKTIGNKYKGIVEIIIKDGIITDIREEAPAVALDKDEYLLAATGNYAKNLKTNFKVGDKVSLKIDLSIPLERIKAAASGNTFLLKDGKILTFTHEIAGRHPRSAIGIDKTGRYLYLVAVDGRNGKSIGLSQGELAMFLQSIGVWTAINLDGGYSTQLIAKDNDGNLKAFYNTGETRKVFDSIAAFYKYRDDKIATFYIDCPDKIFAGEEYPIKVFAKDRFYNTITYDAVYLKVYQDAYEIDIKDGIFTPYKDGVVTISCVYEDVYQKAFAQKKISVYKPEILTTSKKQINLLPGESAALRFYIKDKVGHFKEIDPRKVQVEENPAFEFKDGVFRAKSDFRGFITFTYKDLKCSIPVGIGQTTQLLRSFDYFALSWPKGVSMFLSSKNKTQGKYSNKIYFSISSIKGKSFKLDFKTPVDLTNISKISFDLCAKNVKVYLGFKMLNGTQKEVEIAQLKSDNFKSYSLNVESYKTLDYILLIPQKTQGYIWIDNLTGDIVNTPPVESINQYVAKFDEKLAKSSVIFLTKSFESLPSDIKKKVESNLGSYLKCYSLEKDNPPYEKNEKFNIVFLRTKSGSILDFSFYQWIRIKNLSAEKKPLIVVLDIPFESLRQHEKDILIRLSKSRKAPSMIICPTSDYTRVERYDTLYIGYASSNNLLSKSSTKSINLACDVEKGYIYLARGY
- a CDS encoding Uma2 family endonuclease, translated to MEARMPKIYTYADYLEFPEDARVELIDGVIYDMSPAPSRVHQEIIFELTLSIGNYIKQNNKPCKVYTAPFDVVLVEEGQDEKQAKNVVQPDISIICDKRKLTERGCFGAPEMIIEVVSEYNPSHDYVRKLNLYNQFKVKEYWIVNPNNQTIFVYRLKNNEDYLPPEVYTFNDKVKVSIFEDLVIDFAPIKEVL